From the Primulina tabacum isolate GXHZ01 chromosome 15, ASM2559414v2, whole genome shotgun sequence genome, one window contains:
- the LOC142528079 gene encoding uncharacterized protein LOC142528079 isoform X2, with protein sequence MNSTINQSINIDEYEEIGNNKHGQEEATSKKPKEYSNVWNYFTKKEIGQDGIQRGECKACKKEYKCGGKQYGTSTLRRHLQNCKMEIMAYESQTIRSAGKSELDLYLEELKLEFVYYQNLDVLEHWKNHKHRYPSLSLMACDILSIPITTVASESTFSIGAHVLTKYRSRILPEKVQALICTRNWLRGYVYDDDECANFKTTTSQDGSNVVEIFYEETVEGAIVEDED encoded by the exons ATGAATTCTACCATAAACCAAAGTATTAACATAGATGAATATGAGGAAATTGGAAACAACAAGCATGGTCAGGAGGAAGCTACATCAAAAAAGCCTAAAGAATATTCTAATGTCTGGAATTATTTTACGAAAAAAGAGATTGGCCAAGATGGTATACAAAGAGGCGAATGTAAGGCATGCAAGAAAGAGTATAAATGTGGGGGAAAACAATACGGGACTTCTACATTAAGGCGTCATCTTCAAAATTGCAAAATG GAAATCATGGCATATGAGAGTCAAACCATTAGAAGTGCAGGAAAATCTGAATTAGATCTTTATTTGGAGGAGCTAAAGCTTGAATTtgtatattatcaaaatttagaTGTTTTGGAGCATTGGAAGAATCATAAGCATCGATACCCTTCACTCTCATTGATGGCATGTGATATTTTGTCTATCCCCATAACTACGGTTGCATCAGAGTCAACTTTTTCCATTGGTGCTCATGTGCTCACCAAGTACAGAAGTCGCATCCTTCCTGAAAAAGTGCAAGCTCTTATTTGCACGCGTAACTGGTTGCGTGGTTATGTTTATG ACGATGATGAATGtgcaaatttcaaaacaacTACATCCCAAGATGGATCCAATgttgttgaaattttttatgaagAAACAGTGGAGGGAGCTATTGTAGAGGATGAAGATTGA
- the LOC142528079 gene encoding uncharacterized protein LOC142528079 isoform X1 has translation MNSTINQSINIDEYEEIGNNKHGQEEATSKKPKEYSNVWNYFTKKEIGQDGIQRGECKACKKEYKCGGKQYGTSTLRRHLQNCKMEIMAYESQTIRSAGKSELDLYLEELKLEFVYYQNLDVLEHWKNHKHRYPSLSLMACDILSIPITTVASESTFSIGAHVLTKYRSRILPEKVQALICTRNWLRGYVYDADDDECANFKTTTSQDGSNVVEIFYEETVEGAIVEDED, from the exons ATGAATTCTACCATAAACCAAAGTATTAACATAGATGAATATGAGGAAATTGGAAACAACAAGCATGGTCAGGAGGAAGCTACATCAAAAAAGCCTAAAGAATATTCTAATGTCTGGAATTATTTTACGAAAAAAGAGATTGGCCAAGATGGTATACAAAGAGGCGAATGTAAGGCATGCAAGAAAGAGTATAAATGTGGGGGAAAACAATACGGGACTTCTACATTAAGGCGTCATCTTCAAAATTGCAAAATG GAAATCATGGCATATGAGAGTCAAACCATTAGAAGTGCAGGAAAATCTGAATTAGATCTTTATTTGGAGGAGCTAAAGCTTGAATTtgtatattatcaaaatttagaTGTTTTGGAGCATTGGAAGAATCATAAGCATCGATACCCTTCACTCTCATTGATGGCATGTGATATTTTGTCTATCCCCATAACTACGGTTGCATCAGAGTCAACTTTTTCCATTGGTGCTCATGTGCTCACCAAGTACAGAAGTCGCATCCTTCCTGAAAAAGTGCAAGCTCTTATTTGCACGCGTAACTGGTTGCGTGGTTATGTTTATG ATGCAGACGATGATGAATGtgcaaatttcaaaacaacTACATCCCAAGATGGATCCAATgttgttgaaattttttatgaagAAACAGTGGAGGGAGCTATTGTAGAGGATGAAGATTGA